The window TAACAGGGCATGTTAAACAGTGCGGTGAACGAGGCGTACATACCATAGCCCCAAGCTCCATCAATGCTTGATTGAAATCACTTGCCGTACCTTCCAGGATGAGTTCGCGTGCCAGCTTCTCCATTTTGGTCCGTGTTGCGGGCTTCATAATATCTTCTTCAATTAGAAAATAGCGCGAAAGGACTCGCATAACATTGCCGTCCACAGCAGGTTCAGGTTTATTATAGGCGATGCTGAGGATCGCTCCTGATGTGTATGGACCGACGCCTTTGAGCGAGGAAATCTCCTCTTTATTTTGGGGGACGATACCGTCATAGCGCTCGTGAACTTCTCTGACAGCCGTTTGAAGATTTCTTGCACGCGAGTAATAGCCGAGCCCTTCCCACGCTTTGAGCACGTTCTCCTCTGGTGCAGTTGCCAATGCTTCAACAGTTGGAAATTGCTCGACGAATCGATGGAAATACGGAATCACCGTATCCACCCGGGTTTGCTGCAGCATGACTTCGGAAATCCATATATAATAAGGGTTTTTGCTTCTTCGCCATGGTAAATCCCGTTTATGCGTTTGGTACCAATCCAATAGATTTTTGGAAAAATAATCTTTCTTTTCTTCGCTGTACATGAGCTCTCCTTCTCTATGGGGCACGTTCCAGTTATAATGAATGAATG is drawn from Paenibacillus sp. V4I7 and contains these coding sequences:
- the mutY gene encoding A/G-specific adenine glycosylase, whose translation is MYSEEKKDYFSKNLLDWYQTHKRDLPWRRSKNPYYIWISEVMLQQTRVDTVIPYFHRFVEQFPTVEALATAPEENVLKAWEGLGYYSRARNLQTAVREVHERYDGIVPQNKEEISSLKGVGPYTSGAILSIAYNKPEPAVDGNVMRVLSRYFLIEEDIMKPATRTKMEKLARELILEGTASDFNQALMELGAMVCTPRSPHCLTCPVMAHCSAREAGMEEALPIKKKAKPPRPELRAVALIEGTGENEGKWLIRQRPQEGLLARMWELPHVAWKSEGWNSDEVNRSELRQALVDQEQISIQPTDWFMDTEHIFSHIVWKMKVYRAKLSNVNRSSHGGEWIPFHYRWVGPEELDQYAFPNVFIRIMKEWQERNEE